From Rutidosis leptorrhynchoides isolate AG116_Rl617_1_P2 chromosome 3, CSIRO_AGI_Rlap_v1, whole genome shotgun sequence, a single genomic window includes:
- the LOC139897224 gene encoding uncharacterized protein, with product MDAYLNIVDDDSSDDEMLLSVMRSCAEELDREAGEGSSQRPRRARIYNPRDRESAVVRLHRDYFAEQPTFPDHKFKRRYRMSPQLFERIIAEYLRKPTARDIQRIYERHETKHGFRGMLGSIDCMLWEWKNCPVAWQGSNNDINVLNRSPLFDSLKNGSTPHSPFTVNGHDYTHGYYLAYEDNGFAITSLDEEYLKEPENRPIFVRNRNTTRAAREKEICDKDVHNALRADLTAHFWNLPPNYRRTI from the exons ATGGATGCCTATTTAAATATCGTCGACGATGATTCTTCGGACGATGAAATGTTATTAAGTGTTATGCGTTCGTGCGCCGAAGAGCTAGACCGAGAAGCTGGTGAGGGCTCAAGTCAGCGACCTCGACGAGCCCGAATCTATAACCCTAGGGATCGCGAAAGTGCGGTTGTACGTCTACACAGAGACTATTTTGCTGAACAACCTACGTTTCCCGATCACAAATTTAAAAGACGTTATCGGATGAGTCCGCAATTATTCGAGCGTATCATAGCAG AATATTTACGTAAACCAACTGCACGTGATATTCAACGAATATACGAAAGGCACGAAACAAAGCATGGTTTTAGGGGGATGCTTGGGAGCATTGATTGCATGCTTTGGGAATGGAAAAATTGTCCCGTTGCATGGCAAG GTTCCAACAATGACATCAATGTGTTAAACCGTTCCCCGTTGTTTGATTCTCTTAAGAACGGTTCCACTCCACATTCACCATTTACAGTAAATGGTCATGACTACACACATGGTTATTATCTCGCCTACG AGGATAATGGTTTTGCTATAACGTCACTCGACGAAGAGTATCTAAAAGAGCCAGAAAACCGACCCATTTTTGTTAGGAATCGAAATACTACTCGAGCTGCACGAGAAAAGGAAATTTGCGACAAAGATGTGCATAATGCACTTCGTGCGGACTTAACCGCGCATTTTTGGAATCTTCCACCAAACTACCGTCGTACCATTTAA
- the LOC139895677 gene encoding uncharacterized protein gives MADAKETQNDNQLVVVATSDMAVRAVNKRYEGLTTVRAKAIKGKGAWYWAHLEPILVRNTDTNDPKSVKLKCNLCESVFSASNPSRTASEHLKRGTCPNFNSLLKPSSSSSSLPPLISSPNSSHNKRFAEGLNNYHHQQFHYHHFHQQQNQQHHLLLSGGKDDLGPLAMLEDSVKKLKSPKPLPPGPHLSQTQINSALNLLTDWFYDSYGSVSFPSLDHPKFKAFMNQVGLPDISKQDFMFSRLDSKYEEAKLESEVKLRDSEFYQLVSDGWKNKTFGHGDEGLVKFMVNLPNGTTLFRKSFFPGSSVAVPDTYAEDIMWETIIGTCNVAQKCVGIVSDKYKAKTLRNLEIRNHWMVNLSCQLQGVGNLIKDFSKELPLFKNVINNCLKITSLFNNNSQARSILNKFLSLESKFSVSSEVPPLLYCEDLRNVSSVNAMLENTLASGRVLHLVAMDESFKVLSMEDSVARQVGELIQNMAFWSDIEAINALIKVIRTMVEEIEIERPLVGQCLPLWEDLRAKMKDWCVKFSIHEGLVEKIIEKRFKKNYHPAWSTAFVLDPVYLMRDSSGKYLPPFKCLTCEQVKDVDNLITRLVSREEAHIALMELMKWRSEGLEPLYAQAVQVKKRDRLTGKMKIANPQSSRLVWETILKDFTILGKIAARLLFLHATSCGFRCNWSFMKWAWDQGQVQSGIGLERVQKMIFVAAHTKLKKRQLGNYEEKEAEVFANDDDDMLNEVFLDASSL, from the coding sequence ATGGCTGATGCTAAAGAAACACAGAATGATAACCAACTGGTGGTGGTTGCTACATCAGACATGGCAGTAAGAGCTGTGAACAAGAGATATGAAGGGCTAACAACGGTTCGAGCTAAGGCTATTAAAGGGAAAGGAGCTTGGTATTGGGCACACCTTGAGCCCATTTTAGTTAGAAACACAGATACAAATGATCCAAAATCAGTTAAACTTAAGTGCAATCTTTGTGAGTCTGTTTTTTCAGCTTCAAACCCATCAAGAACTGCATCTGAGCATCTCAAAAGAGGAACTTGCCCCAATTTTAACTCACTTctaaaaccctcttcatcatcttcttcattaccACCATTAATTTCTTCCCCTAATTCTTCTCACAACAAACGGTTTGCAGAAGGCCTAAATAACTACCATCATCAACAGtttcattatcatcattttcatcagCAGCAGAATCAGCAACATCATTTGTTGTTATCTGGTGGGAAAGATGATTTAGGGCCACTGGCAATGTTGGAAGATAGTGTGAAGAAGCTAAAAAGTCCAAAGCCTTTGCCACCTGGTCCACATTTAAGTCAAACACAAATTAATTCAGCTCTTAATTTATTAACTGATTGGTTTTATGATTCTTATGGTTCAGTCTCATTTCCAAGTTTAGATCATCCAAAGTTTAAAGCTTTTATGAATCAAGTTGGTTTGCCTGACATTTCAAAACAAGATTTTATGTTTTCTAGGCTTGATTCTAAGTATGAAGAAGCAAAATTGGAGTCAGAAGTTAAGTTGAGAGATTCTGAATTTTATCAACTTGTTTCTGATGGCTGGAAAAACAAGACTTTTGGGCATGGTGATGAAGGTTTGGTCAAATTTATGGTTAATCTTCCTAATGGAACTACATTGTTCCGAAAATCTTTTTTTCCGGGTAGTTCAGTTGCGGTTCCTGATACGTATGCCGAAGACATTATGTGGGAAACCATAATTGGTACATGTAATGTTGCTCAAAAATGTGTTGGAATAGTTTCAGACAAGTATAAAGCAAAGACCTTGCGAAATTTGGAAATTCGAAATCATTGGATGGTTAATTTATCATGTCAACTTCAAGGCGTCGGTAATTTAATTAAGGATTTTAGCAAAGAGCTTCCTCTTTTCAAGAATGTTATTAATAATTGCTTAAAAATTACTAGTCTTTTTAACAATAATTCTCAGGCTAGGAGTATTTTAAACAAGTTTCTGTCGTTAGAGTCGAAATTTTCTGTTTCTTCTGAAGTTCCTCCCCTTTTGTATTGTGAAGACTTGCGAAATGTGTCGTCTGTTAATGCAATGTTGGAAAATACATTAGCAAGTGGTCGGGTTTTGCATTTAGTTGCAATGGACGAATCTTTTAAAGTTTTATCAATGGAAGATTCTGTTGCTAGACAAGTTGGGGAATTGATTCAAAATATGGCGTTTTGGAGTGATATTGAGGCGATTAACGCATTAATCAAGGTGATTAGAACCATGGTCGAAGAGATTGAAATTGAAAGGCCGTTAGTCGGACAATGTCTTCCGCTTTGGGAGGATTTGCGCGCTAAAATGAAGGACTGGTGTGTCAAATTCAGCATTCATGAAGGGCTTGTTGAGAAAATTATCGAAAAAAGATTCAAGAAAAACTATCATCCTGCGTGGTCAACCGCATTTGTACTTGATCCTGTTTATTTGATGAGGGATTCAAGCGGAAAATACCTCCCGCCTTTTAAATGTTTAACTTGTGAACAAGTAAAAGATGTTGATAATCTGATTACACGTCTAGTTTCACGAGAAGAAGCTCACATTGCGTTAATGGAGCTTATGAAATGGAGGTCAGAAGGACTTGAACCGTTATACGCACAAGCGGTTCAAGTCAAAAAACGTGACCGGTTAACTGGAAAAATGAAAATAGCGAACCCTCAAAGTAGTAGGCTCGTTTGGGAAACTATCTTGAAAGATTTTACCATACTTGGAAAGATTGCTGCAAGACTTTTATTTCTTCATGCAACATCTTGTGGGTTCAGGTGCAATTGGTCTTTCATGAAATGGGCTTGGGATCAAGGTCAAGTTCAATCAGGGATCGGTCTCGAAAGGGTCCAAAAAATGATATTCGTTGCAGCTCACACAAAGCTCAAAAAACGTCAACTTGGTAACTATGAGGAGAAAGAAGCAGAGGTTTTTGCGAATGACGATGATGATATGCTTAATGAGGTCTTTCTGGATGCATCCTCATTGTAA
- the LOC139897236 gene encoding uncharacterized mitochondrial protein AtMg00810-like, whose translation MSKLANEFSMKDLGPLSSFLGISVTRNNEGLFLNQTAYAREIIKRAGLLNCNAATTPVDTNGKQSASPRNPYSDPTYYRSLAGALQYLTFTRPDISYADQQICLHMHAPHDAHMHALKRIIRYIHDTISLSLFISKSASHTLVSYTDADWAGCPDTRRSTSGYCVYLGDNLISWSSKRKPTVSRSSAKAEYRGVANVVSESCWVRNLLLELHCPIVKATLVYCDNVSAIYLSGNPVQHQ comes from the coding sequence ATGTCTAAGCTTGCTAACGAATTTTCTATGAAGGATTTGGGTCCCTTGAGTTCATTTTTAGGTATTTCGGTCACGAGAAATAATGAAGGCTTGTTTCTAAATCAAACTGCATACGCTCGAGAAATAATCAAACGTGCAGGTTTATTAAATTGCAACGCAGCCACCACTCCGGTTGATACCAATGGAAAACAAAGTGCCTCGCCAAGAAATCCATACTCCGATCCTACATATTATCGAAGTCTCGCCGGGGCACTTCAATACCTTACTTTCACCCGGCCCGATATTTCATATGCGGATCAGCAAATTTGTTTACACATGCATGCCCCACATGATGCTCACATGCATGCACTAAAACGCATAATCAGGTATATTCATGACACGATATCCCTCAGCTTATTTATTTCTAAATCAGCATCGCATACCTTAGTATCATATACGGATGCCGATTGGGCTGGGTGTCCGGACACTAGACGTTCGACCTCAGGCTATTGTGTATACTTGGGTGATAATTTGATTTCGTGGTCATCAAAACGAAAACCAACTGTTTCTCGGTCAAGTGCCAAAGCTGAATACCGTGGTGTTGCTAATGTTGTATCCGAATCATGTTGGGTCCGAAATTTACTTCTTGAGTTACATTGTCCAATTGTGAAAGCTACGCTAGTGTATTGTGATAATGTAAGTGCCATCTATCTCTCCGGTAATCCAGTTCAGCATCAATGA